From the Gallaecimonas kandeliae genome, one window contains:
- a CDS encoding TatD family hydrolase, which translates to MLIDSHCHLDFDELKPLAPLLDACRAASIGALVVPGVSLEHLDRPLTLARRYPGIWPAAGFHPWHLPADRGAIVRLRDFARVHADELVAIGEAGLDKHKGPDLAEQQWWLEQQLALALELGKPVILHSVGTHAKLLPILRSFKGLRGVIHAFSGSAEQACEFVKLGFYLGVGGVITRDSAHKTRAALKAVAVEKLLLETDAPSMLPQGLPGPFNSPIHLRHIHKLLAELLEMEPSLLGQVLTTNTKQLFLSDETGQASRKTFL; encoded by the coding sequence ATGCTGATCGACAGCCACTGCCACCTGGATTTCGACGAGCTCAAGCCCTTGGCACCGCTGCTGGATGCCTGCCGCGCCGCCAGCATAGGCGCCCTGGTGGTGCCGGGGGTGAGCCTCGAGCACCTGGACAGGCCCCTGACGCTGGCCCGCCGTTACCCCGGCATCTGGCCGGCGGCCGGTTTCCACCCCTGGCACCTGCCGGCCGACAGGGGCGCCATAGTGCGGCTGCGGGACTTCGCTCGGGTCCATGCCGATGAGCTGGTGGCCATAGGGGAGGCGGGGCTCGACAAGCACAAGGGGCCGGATTTGGCCGAGCAGCAGTGGTGGCTGGAACAGCAGCTGGCCCTGGCCCTGGAGCTCGGCAAGCCGGTGATACTGCACAGCGTCGGCACCCACGCCAAACTGCTGCCGATCCTCCGATCTTTCAAAGGCCTGCGAGGGGTGATCCACGCCTTCTCCGGTAGTGCCGAACAGGCCTGTGAATTCGTGAAGCTGGGCTTTTACTTGGGAGTAGGCGGCGTCATCACCAGGGACAGCGCCCACAAGACCAGGGCCGCTCTCAAGGCGGTGGCGGTGGAGAAGCTGCTGCTGGAAACCGACGCCCCCAGCATGTTGCCACAGGGGCTGCCTGGGCCTTTTAACAGCCCAATCCATTTACGCCATATTCACAAGTTGTTAGCGGAACTGCTGGAAATGGAGCCAAGTCTATTGGGGCAAGTACTTACCACCAACACTAAGCAGCTGTTTCTCAGCGATGAAACGGGACAGGCGTCAAGAAAAACGTTTCTTTGA
- the prfC gene encoding peptide chain release factor 3, translated as MSIPAEVAKRRTFAIISHPDAGKTTITEKVLLFGQAIQKAGTVKGRGSGQHAKSDWMEMEKERGISVTTSVMQFPYDDCLVNLLDTPGHEDFSEDTYRTLTAVDSCLMVIDSAKGVEDRTIKLMEVTRLRDTPILTFMNKMDREIRDPMELMDEVENVLKIRCAPITWPIGCGKGFKGVYHIANDEIILYKSGQGHTIQERRVIKGLDNPELDALLGGDAQDLRDELELVQGASNEFDLDAFLKGELTPVFWGTALGNFGVDHMLDGLTAWAPAPQARESDTRTVTASDEAFSGFVFKIQANMDPKHRDRVAFLRIVSGKYQKGMKMHHVRLGKDVNIADALTFMAGDRAAVEEAWAGDIIGLHNHGTIQIGDTFTQGEKMKFTGIPNFAPELFRRIRLKDPLKQKQLLKGLVQLSEEGAVQVFRPIDNNDLIVGAVGVLQFDVVVARLKAEYNVEAIYEPINVATARWVECGDAKKLADFERKCSLNLALDGGDNLTYIAPTMVNLNLTQERYPDIIFHKTREH; from the coding sequence ATGTCCATCCCTGCCGAGGTCGCCAAGCGCCGTACCTTCGCCATTATCAGTCACCCCGATGCGGGTAAGACCACCATCACCGAGAAGGTGCTGCTGTTCGGGCAGGCCATCCAGAAAGCCGGTACCGTCAAGGGCCGCGGCTCGGGCCAGCACGCCAAATCCGACTGGATGGAAATGGAAAAAGAGCGGGGCATCTCAGTCACCACCTCCGTGATGCAGTTTCCCTATGACGACTGCCTGGTGAACCTGCTGGACACCCCCGGCCACGAAGACTTCTCCGAAGATACCTACCGCACCCTGACGGCGGTGGACTCCTGCCTGATGGTCATCGACTCCGCCAAGGGTGTCGAAGACAGGACCATAAAGCTGATGGAAGTCACCCGGCTGCGCGATACCCCCATCCTCACCTTCATGAACAAGATGGACCGCGAGATCCGTGACCCCATGGAGCTGATGGACGAAGTGGAGAACGTGCTGAAGATCCGCTGTGCCCCCATCACCTGGCCCATCGGCTGCGGCAAGGGCTTCAAGGGCGTTTACCATATCGCCAACGACGAGATCATTCTCTACAAGTCTGGCCAAGGCCACACCATCCAGGAACGCCGAGTGATCAAGGGCCTGGACAACCCCGAGCTGGACGCCTTGCTGGGCGGCGATGCCCAGGATCTGCGCGACGAGCTGGAGCTGGTGCAGGGCGCCTCCAACGAGTTCGACCTGGACGCCTTCCTCAAGGGCGAGCTGACCCCGGTGTTCTGGGGTACGGCCCTGGGCAACTTCGGTGTCGACCACATGCTGGACGGCCTCACCGCCTGGGCCCCTGCGCCCCAAGCACGCGAGAGCGATACCCGCACCGTCACCGCCAGCGACGAGGCCTTCAGTGGCTTCGTGTTCAAGATCCAGGCGAACATGGATCCCAAGCACCGTGACCGGGTGGCCTTCCTGCGTATCGTCTCCGGCAAGTACCAGAAGGGCATGAAGATGCATCACGTGCGTCTCGGCAAGGACGTCAACATCGCCGACGCCCTGACCTTCATGGCCGGAGACCGCGCCGCCGTGGAAGAGGCCTGGGCCGGTGACATCATAGGCCTGCACAACCACGGCACCATCCAGATCGGTGACACCTTCACCCAGGGTGAGAAGATGAAGTTCACCGGCATCCCCAACTTTGCCCCCGAACTCTTCCGTCGCATCCGTTTGAAGGATCCCCTCAAGCAGAAGCAGCTGCTCAAGGGCCTGGTGCAGCTCTCCGAAGAAGGCGCAGTGCAGGTGTTCCGCCCCATCGACAACAACGATCTCATCGTTGGCGCCGTGGGCGTGCTGCAGTTCGACGTGGTGGTGGCTCGCCTCAAGGCCGAGTACAACGTCGAGGCCATCTACGAGCCCATCAACGTGGCTACTGCCCGCTGGGTGGAATGTGGCGACGCCAAGAAACTGGCCGACTTCGAGCGCAAGTGTTCCCTGAACCTGGCCCTGGACGGCGGCGACAACCTCACCTACATAGCGCCCACCATGGTCAACTTGAACCTGACCCAGGAGCGTTACCCGGATATCATCTTCCATAAGACCCGGGAACACTAA
- the rimI gene encoding ribosomal protein S18-alanine N-acetyltransferase, which yields MMLSTASPADLPFIHRIEASQLYPWSEAQLAGCFGEGYRVRLLWLEDEPVGFSICQRVLDESTLFNICVLPEQRGLGLGKVLMKDLVDEARAAGDSALFLEVRAGNAPAIALYQRFGFEEVGRRKHYYPAGSEREDALVMRLELDRV from the coding sequence ATGATGCTCAGCACCGCCAGCCCAGCTGATCTGCCCTTTATCCATCGCATCGAGGCCAGCCAGCTATACCCCTGGTCCGAGGCTCAACTGGCAGGCTGTTTCGGTGAGGGCTACCGGGTGCGGCTGCTCTGGCTGGAGGACGAGCCGGTGGGCTTTTCCATCTGCCAGCGGGTACTGGACGAGTCCACCCTCTTCAACATCTGCGTCTTGCCCGAACAGCGGGGCCTGGGCCTGGGCAAGGTGCTGATGAAGGACCTTGTCGATGAAGCCAGGGCCGCCGGCGACAGCGCCCTTTTCCTTGAGGTGCGTGCCGGCAATGCCCCCGCCATCGCCCTCTACCAGCGTTTTGGATTCGAGGAAGTGGGCCGCCGCAAACACTACTACCCGGCGGGCAGCGAAAGGGAAGACGCCCTGGTTATGCGCTTGGAGCTGGACAGGGTATAA